A single window of Carettochelys insculpta isolate YL-2023 chromosome 13, ASM3395843v1, whole genome shotgun sequence DNA harbors:
- the LOC142020115 gene encoding voltage-gated potassium channel KCNC1-like, with protein MDGSKEKIILNVGGIRHETYYSTLRAFPGTKLCSLTEAHASTIYDYNPTTKEFFFDRSAQLFNYVLSYYRTKHLHCPTDTCKSVFEEELAFWEISDAQLAPCCWLKLANKDSQPEEFSVWDETEHADDQCLLVQVERREFSWRARWQPKIWSIFEKPFSSLSAKCLAVVSLLFIIGIVIIFCEETKAQFEYFAANFTIYGHSDVIDSPQESSYHQAPYLLHLELFCVLWFTFEFSMRFFFCPDKKKFLRNPLNVADFLSLFPVYIELFGAGYIEKMASLALWLGLVRVVYLLKLLKIFKLIETPLILRVLSYTLKSIIREICILLMILAFETLFFGSLFFYGELLGFHPSYHGDLHFTDIIICFWWALITLTTVGYGDIIPLTTFSQVVAAFAAIFGMLTIIIPIPIFLVKFKGYYAAAITKQKLKMNKK; from the exons ATGGATGGCTCAAAAGAGAAGATCATCCTGAACGTTGGAGGAATCAGACATGAGACGTACTACAGCACCCTCCGGGCCTTCCCAGGGACCAAGCTGTGCAGCCTCACAGAGGCCCATGCCAGCACAATATATGATTATAACCCTACCACCAAAGAATTCTTCTTTGACAGGAGTGCTCAGCTCTTCAACTATGTACTGAGCTATTATAGGACCAAACACCTCCATTGTCCCACAGACACCTGCAAGTCAGTCTTCGAAGAAGAGCTGGCTTTCTGGGAGATAAGTGATGCACAGTTGGCACCCTGCTGTTGGCTGAAGCTGGCTAACAAAGACAGCCAGCCAGAGGAATTTAGTGTTTGGGATGAGACTGAACATGCCGATGACCAGTGCCTCTTAGTCCAGGTGGAAAGAAGGGAGTTCAGCTGGAGGGCCAGGTGGCAGCCCAAGATCTGGTCTATCTTTGAAAAGCCCTTTTCTTCTTTAAGTGCCAAG TGCCTGGCTGTTGTTTCTCTGTTGTTCATCATTGGAATCGTCATCATATTCTGTGAGGAGACTAAGGCACAGTTTGAGTACTTTGCTGCTAACTTCACCATTTACGGCCATTCCGATGTGATTGACAGCCCCCAGGAGTCTTCTTACCACCAAGCTCCTTATCTGCTCCACCTGGAGCTGTTCTGTGTCCTCTGGTTCACTTTTGAATTTTCCATGCGATTTTTCTTCTGTCCAGACAAAAAGAAATTCCTCAGAAACCCTCTGAATGTGGCTGatttcctctccctcttcccagtGTACATTGAACTCTTCGGAGCTGGGTATATTGAGAAAATGGCGAGCCTAGCACTTTGGCTGGGCCTTGTCCGTGTGGTCTACCTCCTCAAACTCCTGAAGATCTTCAAGCTTATAGAGACCCCTCTGATCTTGAGAGTCCTGTCCTACACACTCAAGTCCATCATCCGAGAGATCTGCATCCTGCTGATGATACTGGCCTTTGAAACCCTCTTCTTTGGCTCTCTCTTCTTCTATGGAGAGTTGCTGGGTTTTCACCCTTCTTACCATGGGGATCTGCACTTTACAGACATTATCATTTGCTTCTGGTGGGCTTTGATCACGCTAACCACTGTGGGCTATGGTGACATCATCCCTCTCACCACCTTTAGCCAGGTGGTGGCAGCCTTTGCTGCAATATTTGGCATGTTAACTATTATCATTCCAATCCCCATTTTTCTGGTGAAGTTTAAAGGCTATTATGCTGCAGCCATAACCAAACAGAAgttgaaaatgaacaaaaagtaa